Sequence from the Pecten maximus chromosome 8, xPecMax1.1, whole genome shotgun sequence genome:
TTTTTCGCAGTTTTCTTTATTATATGTACGGGAATACAGGGACAAATAAGCACTATTTCAGAGATATCCTCATATACACCATCACCCTCCAATTTGGCAATAAAAGTGTGTGTAATGCGTCACTGAATTCCAACTGGTGTCTGCTATGCAGATGGTTTCTGTGTTACTCCAATCTCTTAAAGTATCTTTTACATACTACGTCACCGACACACATTGTCTGtaacaaaaaagacaaaatactGAGTACGATACTATGGGACAATTATTACCGAGTGacgtattatattgtattgtattacagcCCGTAGATAATTTGAATCACAACACCAAATTAAAACAACGTCcacagaaaataaaacatcaaacgCAAATTAAAATGCTAAAATGtaaactttggtttggtttggtttattttgtttaacgtcctattaacagctaaggtcatttaaggacggcctcccgtgcgtgcgacatgcatgcgtgtggtgagtgcgtatgtgtgttttgggaggctgcggtatgttcgtgttaagtctccttgtgataggccggaacttttgccgatttatagtgctacctcactgaagcatactgccgaagacacccagcagcacaccccacccggtcacattatactgacaacgggcgaaccagtcgtcccactcctaatatgctgagcgctaagcaggagcagcaactaccatttttaaagactctggtatgtctcggccaggggacagaacccaacgccttcctcacaggggcgaacgctcaactaaaggccaaaagtgaggcattgtcaagggagacattaggaagaagaaagttgttcagaaagaatagaaaagataagatcccaaatttagtcgcctcttacgatcatgcaatggctaaaatgtaaacatataacaatCACTGATATCAAGCGAACTGGTTGAAacgtacattgtattttattatatagttCTAGTGCACATAAATAATCAACTATAAACAATTGTATGGAATGAGCATTTCATAGACAAAAGTCTCGCGAGTCGGTTTGAAATCAGATTAACCTTCATGCTTCTCCAAACCTTAACTCTGTTTCatattacaatatcaatatttttaatttactttcttttttcaaaaataaaatcgtTGTTAACCTATTAATACTGTAATGCTATAGCATATAGCagcaataatgatttatatcaaAGCATGAATAGAAACAGAAGAAATGCTATCTGACACTCATCTCCTCGCGTCAGGACGAAATCTGGAGTTAAACCAGCACTTGAAGCTTTAACGAGAATACAAAAAAGAGTCTGGTCGAGTATGATGGACATCTTATTTACAGTAACGGTCATCTTATTGATAACCCCAGCTGTTTGATATGCTTACTCATACAACAAGTGACAGATACAAACACATGTATCAATTTTCATAGCATTAATACTACAAATGAAGTCGGTAGATCGAAACGTCGTTTGGGTATTACGGAACTTGTTAAGGAGATGAGAAGGGACTTGTGTCATCTATGTCGTGATATACATGTGGCGCCCTCTGTAAATTGGGATGGTTTCTGTTATTTTAGCTGGAGGGGACATTTGAGAGCCCAAGTTCCAAACACCCTCTTCTTCTCACGCCACGAGTGGATAACAATACGTATCATGGCCGTGTTGATTGCCTCCGTATTGAATGTACCTTGCCCTGCAGGTcgggcgtaagaattgtacctgctgccccattgcatgatcgtaggaggcgacttaatttggtatcttatcttttctcttctttctttcaACTTtgttcttcctaatgtctccctcgacaatgcctcacttttggcctttagttgagcgttcgccactgtgaggaaggctttgggttctgtcccctggccgaaacaagtaccagagtctttaaaaatggaagttgctactcctgcttagcgctgagcatatttggagtgggacgactggttggcccgttgtcagtataatgtgaccgggtggggtatgctgctgggtgtcttcggcagtatgcttcagtgagatagtactataaatcggcaaaagttccggcctttcacaaggagacttaacacgaacataccgcagcctaacaaaacacatacgcactcaccacacgcatgcatttcgcacgcacgggaggccgtccttaaatgaccttagctgtaataggacgttaaaaaaaataaacttaaccaaaccaaaattgAATGTACCAAATAATTCttctattgtttattgtttctATCATTATGCTTCAGTATATTAAAAACTCATCATCATATTGCATACTGCAGATGTATGTACTCTTCTACaagatttatcaaaatgtttttttttttattattctggTGAATGTGAGAAAAAAGTCTTTAATGTATTTACCATAAGCATTTCTTCACCAACTTTCTCCCTGTATATTGTCGGGGCCTTCATTTTGGATCTGGAGTCTAATGGTGTTCCTGTCATCTTTAATTTACCATCTTCCCACGTGGCACATCCCTAGAAATAAGATTGCATAGTTACATCAAAGAGAATTGATTTTACTTTCTTTTCAATTATACAGAGTGATGATCAAGTCCATTGCTCCTACTCCAAAATATATCTAGCAAAGGTTGTTCtgaaaaatttaatatttgatacattttatcttatcttttatttcaattcaacAGATTCAAGGGTCCaattacagaattgataacaaaagtgtataaaaatgtcacagataaatacatacaaacaatatTAGGAAAAGTGTGGCATGCATAAAGAAGCATAGTGAGTACATCTAAAATATATTGTCTTCATGAGGAGTTTAACAGAATTCCTATCAAAATACAATCAACTCAACGGGTTGTTGACAGATGGGTTGTTGTCTCTCAAAGCTCTTCCGGACATTAATCTACTAAATTGCAAAATCTTAGAACGAAGACATTTTATCAGATCTTAAAAACCAACCCTTTCTGCAAAAGAAGAAGTCAAACAGACCACGATTACATGTTGAAAGGAAACAAATGCCAAGGAAGATTAAAATGATTACATATAGCTTAACAAGAATGGCGATGGAAATGAAAAACTGCCTTCAAGCACAAAAGTCATTTCGACTGTtggtgtttggtttggtttgttttgtttaacgtcctattaacagccagggtcatttaaggaggtgccaggttttggaggtggaggaaagccggagtacccggagaaaaccaccggccaatatattcagtacctggcaactgccccacgtaggtttcgaactcgcaacccagaggtggagtgcaagataaagtgtcggtacaccttaaccactcggccaccgcggccccctgactgttggtgtataaATAATACGGTGAGCATATCCTAATGAAGTAGTCTAATGGTCCTTACcagagatatatatttataaatatttacggtaaaaaaaatccaagaatTTGCATACGTTTTGATACaactttttaatattatgaGAGAAAGACAAGTTTGTAAGACTCCTAGGTCTTAAAAACATGTGACCTTGTATAAAACCTCACCTCTCGTCAACAATTATGCTGTAATAGACTGCGTTTCTTTGAGAATCGTACTTACACGGAACATCTCGCCTTCCCTCTCCTTATCGAAGGGCTCGTCCAGTTTAAAGGAATCTTCCTCTCTCCTTACCGCTATATCTGTGATAATCTTAATTATTTCCCCTTCGACTGATATAGTCATCGTTGGTTTCGCTAGGGACGCTAACTTCCGTAACACCATGTTAACACCTGTGAATGAAAGTTGACAGGACAGCTTAATATGCCGTACTGCATAGCATAAATTGTGACTAGTTTATTTAGGAGAGGTTTTCATAGTTGccgctgctgctgctgctgcttcATATTCACTTCATATTCACTATCATAAACTGTATTGTATAacccacaggggcttggcacgattttccaaatgatagtccatatatatatgtatatgcttggcacgattttccaaatgatagtccatatatatatgtatatactatatacatatgatatgatagtccatatatatatgtatatgcttggcacgattttccaaatgatagtccatatatatatgtatatactatatacatatatatatggactatcatttggaaaatcgtgccaagcccctgtgtatactatatacatatatatatggactatcatttggaaaatcgtgccaagcccctgtggtataACCTTGAAATTACAATATACGGCCTACTTGATAATCTTACGCAGTGAACAGGGGTAGAGAAAAACAAGTTATTAGACTTATATCAATAGGTTCCATTGCCAAGTCTCTCAATTATGTGCTAAAAGGagatttgtttttcaatttaataTCGATCACTTTATCACTTGGATACGTAACATAGGATGGTAATGTAATCAGAATAGTTCGTTTCACAGCTTCATACAAGTACATTAAATCAACCCCTTCATATACGTTCATCTTATTAACTCCTTCATACAAGTTCATATAATTAACCCATTCATACTAGTTCATCTAATCAACCCCTTCATACAAGTTCATCTAATTAACCCCTTCATACAAGTTTATCTAATTAACCCCTTCATACAAGTTCATATAATTAACCCCTTCATACATGTTCATATAATTAACCCCTTCATAGAAGAATATAATTAACCCCTTCATACAAGAATAGAATTAACCTCTTCAAACAAATACATATGATAAACCTACAAAAACGGTACGTTGTCATTTCATCTCTCTTCACATAGAACTATCTCATGTCATATACGacttataaaatacaaataatatcatTAGGACAAAGCAGCggctaatttaaaaaaaacaacaattattttttggaaaaaaataaacataatcccTTTTAAATGCACTATAGACTGTAAATTAAGATGGTTTCAATATAGAATAATACACAAGATTAtaagtacaaacaaatatctacATATGATAAACATAAAGGACTCTCCattatgtactttttgtaacCGTCATACGGAAACTATAGTCCACATTTTTTGGGAATGTAGACTAGTAGCAATCTTCTGGGAAGATTTCAAAGTATGGCTATATGATAATACTTTAACTAATTTACAATTACATGTTACTGATGTAATCTTGGGAAAGTAACATAAAGATCAAGAAGTCAAATATCTCAATACGTTAGTATTAATAGCAAAattccatatttataaacaaaatattaaaaattgtctcccctgtattaATGGATTCATAAAAGAACTAGATATGTATCTAAAAACAGAGGAggtaatttacaaaaacaacatggagtatgatagttttgtgaaaaaatggTCCATATAAGTGAATAATTTTTCAGATCTTCTtcacacatatcataacatgtacttaaaagtaagtcaaaagtttttctttttttgtaccTATATAcgcaatatattaaaatgagtGAAAACGTGAGTGGAAggtcgtttgtttgtttgtctctgTATTCCAAAAAAACAGCcaatccttttttttcttctctctattgtacatcttactgctgtaatgatatgtctgtattattataccatgtaatatatgtaccggtatgtatactatatgtaaaaggatgaataaaaaagatttcaaaactgaaaaaaaaaacaattattttttctagTAGATAATTAAAAATAACGTATTGCTTCAGGCATTGAAATCGTCTAAAACGTCGTGCGAAGTATTTTATAACAGCTGGCTGTCGATTTTTATTTATGTTGAGTAAATATTAACACACCAACCAAACAAATCCTTGAATACCTATCAACGAGATAATTATATGCACACATCACCAGTGTACATATTGAACCTTCGACTGTCAGCTTTCGTCCTTGTATAAGTCCAATACACGTATACGAGTGTTTAAAGTGATACTGATTTGATTGGGACCTCATGTTCAGGTCATTATGTGGGACATCACACTTTTTGGCCGTATCTGATACCAATGCATCATTTAATACGACCACGGGATGTATACCTCATCCACGTTGTATCTGATGTAGGTAGGCGTATACATGTCTAATTAGTTCTGCGATTACAAACCAAAGTAGCTGTTCACGAGCTGCATTTTTGGATAACGTTGATTTGTTTTCTGTGATGAGAAATATAGAAGAGAAAAAATACCCATAATCTATGTATGAAGTCCCAGCACCAAGCATGTAATTATTAAAGTTAAAACCGGCAAGATAGATTAAACAGATTTAAGATGATTAACTTTTCTTTCGTGGTATTTAAAAGTATGGCTATGGAAACAAAGTCAAATATGCATACAAACATAACCAGAAACCTAATCAATGAAAACACTTTCTTGATTATTCAGCATCAGTAAGCTTTTTGACATTGTGTATATTTCAGCGTTGTAAGTACATATAACAACTTTGCACAACATTAGTATTTTTGTGACTCCTAACTTGTATTGTACGATATATAGACGATAGTTATCTATATAACCAGTGTTCATGTTATAATACATGGCAGAGGCattgcaaaaaaaaagttgacgtcttatttgttttaaagtgtATTAATAAATTTAGGCAAAACATACCAACTTCTTTTAAAAATTCGTCAAATTTCTCGCTTCTGTCCATTTTCCATTTCCCGACCAAGGGTTTCCTTAATATCGTCCAGAGCCATTGTAAAGATGTAGTAGCCTGTTAAGTGAGCAGTCCGCGCGACAGCCTAGATTATCACCCTAGGTCTCGTGTGTGTTGGTCATGTTTAACGTTTCGTTAAATGATCCTCTTAACAATAGCATGATAGGGTCTACAAACTAAGATGGATGACAAGAATCTGACGAAATGATATGTACCAGCTTTTTGTACCATGGTACGTACCCCTTCTTTTGGTACACAAAGATATGAAAACTCACTTCTTTGTGTACCATCACCATCGTTAGTACAAAACGATGTAAAAGCAGAAGTGAAATAAACCCTTTGATTTTGAGTTCTGTCTCTACCAAATAATGGCCGAAAACAGCCATGGTACAGAAACACGTAGGAATTCGGCGAAAAGGTATCGCGCTCCTCACATGCTACgaaattattgatttttctcGAATCTTTGTGTGCCATCAATAATGCAATTATCTGTTGTAAAATAGATGTgatttctttttatctttttattacatatttaaaagtGTACCGGGAACAAACAGATATGAAAGTTGATGTATTATTTTCAGTCTCTTGTCGGCCATCATAGAAAAAACACCTctgtacatttaaatattctataacACTGCCAAACGAGGATAAATAGATATTGAATTAGCCTCGCATTGTTTAGATTGACAGAAGTGGTACACAATGGCTTGATTCCTGTGTCGATGGCAATCCTTATGCCGGACctgtaaataacaaataaaacagttttaaacatttactCTAAGCTTGTTAAGTTAttcaaacaaacaatacatGGAATAGTGAATTCACTAATGTAATAAAAGACGTCGAATCTTTGTGGGAAGGTGTTATTTTATACTACTTAATGTCATGATGCAACATTGGGATCTCGTGACTACTGATTTACCGCGCTTTCCCGTGTACTCCGGTTTAGACCCCTGTCGCGTTTGCATCTGGACCAAAAGGTGTGATTAATATATCTGGTTTTACAATTGTTGTTAAACATagtttttatcattataatcatAATTGTAAATTGTTGTTTAACGTCGAAAGACCAAGACCCTAATTAGTATAATAAATGGTGACAAACGGTTTTAGCAGTAACTTTCTTTGACAATGAGGGAATACTTTATTATATCAATTTCAGCATTAATATCACTAATTTAAACCGCTCTTCTGGAACGTGATCTGGTTCTATACATGGTGATTTGATATAAGTCATTAGTACACATAGTGTGAAAGTTGAGAATATGATTATATCGCTTCAATAACTCCGGATGATGTTAATGTCCCTTAAGCCAGGTAGTAGAGTGTGAAATATAAAAGGTCGCTAATTTGTGACTGTCCAGTCCATTACAAGTTGAAAAGTGAATGTTACAGACGGGGTATTAGATATCTGAGTAAAACAATCTAGGGTATGGCTATTTTTAGGGATGAAGTTTGAGAAGGCACGTTGTAAGAGGAAAGAATGGGTCATCTCATTTGATCTGATTGAGGACGTTTTCGTTTTACCCAGTAGGTAAGGCATCCCCTAGTGCGTCATTTCTCACTCGAGGGAGTTACAGAATAATTGGTCTTTTGATTCTCCAATCTATTACAGAAACAAATGTGTCAGTGGGATGTTTGGAAATACATGGTTATTCGAAATAGATGTATTAATGAAGCACATTGGATGGAGAGCCTTTTAAAACTAAAGAATAAGACCGAGCATTCCGGAATgctaagcgtcttctgcttcatcgacgacacccgccatacaaatctaggtcacgacgacacccgccatacaaatataggtcaaatcaaGGTTAAGTCACCATCTCAAAAAGTGATCTAAGTTGTTGCCATCGGCCCAAAGATagataatatatgtatataggccGTATACATGCAATATTTTTGTCCGTTGTTGACATTcttcatatagatatatatgtctgaaaTCCGTATTAAATCGATCGTATCTCACTGCTGAAAGATAACATACGCCTCTGCTAAAGACAGGGGTTAACATTCTGTGCAGCGACTGAGCTGGTCGGAGTGAATTAACGcataatacattgtagatagCCTCGGACACCCATCGCTCGTGATACAATGGAGGAAATCAAAGAGAAGTTTGTTGGAACATGGAAGATGGTCAGAAGTGAAAACTTCGAGGAATTCCTTGCGGAAGTCGGTAGGTGAGATGATCGGGATGTGATGAATATGTGTAGAAAACCTATAACAGGGGAAGATGTTTTCCTGTTGGTACGGTTACTGTCAATCTTACATACATAGATGTGTATACGATCTAGTGTGTGACTACGTACACTAACTATATCgggtttatatgtatataaacatgtctAATGTGGCTAACGT
This genomic interval carries:
- the LOC117333303 gene encoding fatty acid-binding protein, liver-like encodes the protein MDRSEKFDEFLKEVGVNMVLRKLASLAKPTMTISVEGEIIKIITDIAVRREEDSFKLDEPFDKEREGEMFRGCATWEDGKLKMTGTPLDSRSKMKAPTIYREKVGEEMLMTMCVGDVVCKRYFKRLE